From a single Ooceraea biroi isolate clonal line C1 chromosome 12, Obir_v5.4, whole genome shotgun sequence genomic region:
- the LOC113563009 gene encoding uncharacterized protein LOC113563009 isoform X3 produces the protein MFRPNRHNAIVNRKKLTRYVTHFLLREFLKCVMYLVKCHCRRPPRPLLTCAKLIINRRMFLLRLNHALVIQMTNLRTLGASTIRENATTKPRRITKTQMRHTHLQHPRMRHVRNPTKSNRKTILLHVTCTKYIHKNPTRISRIFGRISRKSAVPISGNGTKMYQKIRHLCTTHPQLNHSYINLTTRRKATRIHTIHPRTQHIHVNLRKRSRIFGRSRKNASSNPRNMTETRRKLKINRPVVSLTKKSRIFGPNGGKISHGRMSRIHRYLRLGDVCRNLTKSR, from the exons ATGTTTCGCCCAAATCGACACAACGCGATAGTAAACCGCAAAAAACTTACGAGGTATGTGACGCATTTCTTGTTGCgcgaatttttaaaatgtgtAATGTACTTAGTAAAGTGTCATTGTAGGAGACCACCAAGACCACTTCTCACGTGCGCAAAACTGATCATAAACCGAAG gATGTTCCTACTGCGATTAAACCACGCGCTCGTGATTCAGATGACGAACTTGAG GACGCTTGGAGCATCCACAATCCGGGAGAACGCGACAACGAAGCCGCGCCGTATTACAAA GACACAGATGAGACACACACATCTCCAACACCCGCGGATGCGACACGTCAGAAATCCGACAAAGTCAAATCGAAAGACGATACTCCTTCACGTGACGTGCACAAAATACATCCACAAAAATCCGACGAGGATATCGAG GATATTTGGTCGAATAAGCCGGAAGAGCGCGGTACCGATATCAGGAAACGGGACAAA gaTGTACCAAAAGATAAGACACCTCTGCACGACACACCCACAATTAAATCACAGCTACATAAATCTGACGACGCGCCGAAAGGCAACACGCATCCACACGATACATCCACGTACACAACACATCCACGTAAACCTGAGGAAGAGATCGAG gATATTTGGTCGAAGCCGAAAGAACGCGTCGTCGAATCCAAGAAACATGACAGa GACTCGCCGAAAGCTAAAGATAAACCGACCCGTCGTCAGTCTGACGAAGAAATCGAG gatATTTGGTCCAAACGGCGGGAAGATAAGTCACGGAAGGATGTCGAG GATACACCGATATCTAAGATTAGGCGACGTGTGTCGAAACCTGACGAAATCGAGATAG
- the LOC113563009 gene encoding uncharacterized protein LOC113563009 isoform X1: MFRPNRHNAIVNRKKLTRYVTHFLLREFLKCVMYLVKCHCRRPPRPLLTCAKLIINRRMFLLRLNHALVIQMTNLRTLGASTIRENATTKPRRITKTQMRHTHLQHPRMRHVRNPTKSNRKTILLHVTCTKYIHKNPTRISRYITSYCRVIHEVYAAYFQNVDNFRIFGRISRKSAVPISGNGTKMYQKIRHLCTTHPQLNHSYINLTTRRKATRIHTIHPRTQHIHVNLRKRSRIFGRSRKNASSNPRNMTETRRKLKINRPVVSLTKKSRIFGPNGGKISHGRMSRIHRYLRLGDVCRNLTKSR, encoded by the exons ATGTTTCGCCCAAATCGACACAACGCGATAGTAAACCGCAAAAAACTTACGAGGTATGTGACGCATTTCTTGTTGCgcgaatttttaaaatgtgtAATGTACTTAGTAAAGTGTCATTGTAGGAGACCACCAAGACCACTTCTCACGTGCGCAAAACTGATCATAAACCGAAG gATGTTCCTACTGCGATTAAACCACGCGCTCGTGATTCAGATGACGAACTTGAG GACGCTTGGAGCATCCACAATCCGGGAGAACGCGACAACGAAGCCGCGCCGTATTACAAA GACACAGATGAGACACACACATCTCCAACACCCGCGGATGCGACACGTCAGAAATCCGACAAAGTCAAATCGAAAGACGATACTCCTTCACGTGACGTGCACAAAATACATCCACAAAAATCCGACGAGGATATCGAGGTACATAACATCATATTGCCGTGTCATTCACGAGGTGTATGCTGCATATTTTCAAAACGTTGATAATTTTAGGATATTTGGTCGAATAAGCCGGAAGAGCGCGGTACCGATATCAGGAAACGGGACAAA gaTGTACCAAAAGATAAGACACCTCTGCACGACACACCCACAATTAAATCACAGCTACATAAATCTGACGACGCGCCGAAAGGCAACACGCATCCACACGATACATCCACGTACACAACACATCCACGTAAACCTGAGGAAGAGATCGAG gATATTTGGTCGAAGCCGAAAGAACGCGTCGTCGAATCCAAGAAACATGACAGa GACTCGCCGAAAGCTAAAGATAAACCGACCCGTCGTCAGTCTGACGAAGAAATCGAG gatATTTGGTCCAAACGGCGGGAAGATAAGTCACGGAAGGATGTCGAG GATACACCGATATCTAAGATTAGGCGACGTGTGTCGAAACCTGACGAAATCGAGATAG
- the LOC113563009 gene encoding uncharacterized protein LOC113563009 isoform X2: MFRPNRHNAIVNRKKLTRRPPRPLLTCAKLIINRRMFLLRLNHALVIQMTNLRTLGASTIRENATTKPRRITKTQMRHTHLQHPRMRHVRNPTKSNRKTILLHVTCTKYIHKNPTRISRYITSYCRVIHEVYAAYFQNVDNFRIFGRISRKSAVPISGNGTKMYQKIRHLCTTHPQLNHSYINLTTRRKATRIHTIHPRTQHIHVNLRKRSRIFGRSRKNASSNPRNMTETRRKLKINRPVVSLTKKSRIFGPNGGKISHGRMSRIHRYLRLGDVCRNLTKSR; encoded by the exons ATGTTTCGCCCAAATCGACACAACGCGATAGTAAACCGCAAAAAACTTACGAG GAGACCACCAAGACCACTTCTCACGTGCGCAAAACTGATCATAAACCGAAG gATGTTCCTACTGCGATTAAACCACGCGCTCGTGATTCAGATGACGAACTTGAG GACGCTTGGAGCATCCACAATCCGGGAGAACGCGACAACGAAGCCGCGCCGTATTACAAA GACACAGATGAGACACACACATCTCCAACACCCGCGGATGCGACACGTCAGAAATCCGACAAAGTCAAATCGAAAGACGATACTCCTTCACGTGACGTGCACAAAATACATCCACAAAAATCCGACGAGGATATCGAGGTACATAACATCATATTGCCGTGTCATTCACGAGGTGTATGCTGCATATTTTCAAAACGTTGATAATTTTAGGATATTTGGTCGAATAAGCCGGAAGAGCGCGGTACCGATATCAGGAAACGGGACAAA gaTGTACCAAAAGATAAGACACCTCTGCACGACACACCCACAATTAAATCACAGCTACATAAATCTGACGACGCGCCGAAAGGCAACACGCATCCACACGATACATCCACGTACACAACACATCCACGTAAACCTGAGGAAGAGATCGAG gATATTTGGTCGAAGCCGAAAGAACGCGTCGTCGAATCCAAGAAACATGACAGa GACTCGCCGAAAGCTAAAGATAAACCGACCCGTCGTCAGTCTGACGAAGAAATCGAG gatATTTGGTCCAAACGGCGGGAAGATAAGTCACGGAAGGATGTCGAG GATACACCGATATCTAAGATTAGGCGACGTGTGTCGAAACCTGACGAAATCGAGATAG